The following proteins are co-located in the Bacillus pumilus genome:
- the dnaE gene encoding DNA polymerase III subunit alpha, which yields MSYVHLQVHSGYSLLSSAAKVKELVLKAKELGYKALALTDDHVMYGTVEFYKECKKHGIKPVIGLTASVFIDEQETEAYPLVLLAKNNEGYQNLIKISSVLKSKSKAGLKEKWLKSYHHGLIAITPGTSGYIETLLKHDQLEEAHDAASHLKRIFGGGHVYIAVQPFQQDESLAGKLRDVSKSAEIPLVATGDVHYINREDKTAYTCLKAIKAGQQLSDIEEDRGEKHFRSIEEMTEWYADDPELLSRTVEIADRCEVDLNLGQTKLPSYPTPDQSTADQFLRRVCAEGMKQRKIASNETYVKRLEYELSIIQKMNFSDYFLIVWDFMKYAHDHGIVTGPGRGSAAGSLVAYVLSITDVDPIRHGLLFERFLNPERISMPDIDIDFPDTRRDEMISYVKDKYGDMHVAQIVTFGTLAAKAALRDVGRVMGIDSKAADRLAKLVPSKPGTTLKEAVAASPELKTLLQQSEELRKVFQTALKVEGLPRHTSTHAAGVVLSEEPLTQVVPIQDGHDGVYLTQYAMNYLEDLGLLKMDFLGLRNLTLIESIKNQIERQENVHINFSDISYQDQKTFELLSAGDTTGIFQLESQGMRQVLRRLKPSSLEDIVAVNALYRPGPMENIPLFIDRKHGRVKVSYPHPDLYDILKDTYGVIVYQEQIMLIAAKMAGFQLGEADLLRRAVSKKDKKVLDEERSHFVEGCLKKEYPVNIANDVYDLIVKFANYGFNRSHAVAYSMIGFQLAYLKAHYPLYFMCGLLTSVIGNEDKVAQYFYEAKEKGISVLKPSINKSEFPFTVEKGEIRYSLRAIKNVGVSAVKDIYRARQEKPFEDLFDFCARVSPKSVNRKTIEALIFSGAMDEFYPNRASLLASIDIALDHVSFLTPEDQLDFLGDTTFSIKPKYAEIDELPLVDLLQFEKEALGLYLSNHPVQAYRDRLRENGAVEIIRLSSYIKRTISMGGLLTKVKSIRTKNGQSMAFVTFGDETGEMEGVVFPEQFRKLSPLLEEGAMLYVEGRIDVRNDSSQIIVQEAVLLEEMGTKRKESVYIRVKEENHTQELLEQVKRVISLHSGEADVYLYYEKQKKTMRLPDAYKVHADHAVIFQLKELLGEQNVVIK from the coding sequence ATGTCTTATGTTCATCTTCAGGTCCACAGTGGATACAGCTTGTTAAGCAGTGCAGCGAAGGTAAAGGAGCTCGTGCTAAAAGCGAAAGAACTTGGCTACAAAGCGCTCGCTCTTACCGATGACCATGTGATGTATGGAACGGTTGAATTTTATAAGGAATGTAAAAAACATGGCATCAAGCCGGTCATCGGTTTAACAGCTTCTGTCTTCATAGATGAACAAGAGACAGAGGCTTATCCCTTGGTACTCCTTGCAAAAAACAATGAAGGCTATCAAAATCTGATCAAAATTAGCAGTGTGCTGAAATCAAAATCAAAAGCTGGACTGAAAGAAAAATGGCTGAAAAGCTATCATCATGGGCTTATTGCCATAACGCCAGGCACATCTGGCTATATTGAAACGCTGCTGAAGCATGATCAGTTAGAAGAAGCGCACGATGCAGCAAGCCATTTGAAACGTATTTTTGGCGGGGGGCATGTGTACATTGCGGTTCAGCCATTTCAGCAAGACGAGTCGCTTGCCGGAAAGCTGCGGGATGTCTCAAAAAGTGCGGAAATTCCACTTGTCGCGACGGGAGATGTTCATTACATCAACCGAGAGGACAAAACGGCGTATACATGTTTAAAGGCCATAAAAGCAGGACAGCAGCTTTCAGATATAGAGGAAGACCGAGGAGAAAAGCATTTCAGATCCATCGAAGAGATGACGGAATGGTATGCGGATGATCCTGAACTGCTTTCAAGAACGGTTGAGATCGCAGACCGCTGTGAAGTAGATTTAAATCTTGGACAGACAAAACTGCCATCCTATCCAACTCCTGATCAATCGACAGCAGATCAATTTTTACGAAGAGTGTGCGCGGAAGGCATGAAACAAAGAAAGATCGCTTCAAATGAAACGTATGTCAAAAGGCTTGAGTATGAGCTAAGCATTATCCAAAAAATGAATTTCAGTGATTATTTTCTTATTGTATGGGATTTTATGAAGTATGCGCATGACCACGGCATTGTCACAGGCCCAGGACGGGGGTCCGCAGCAGGCTCACTTGTTGCTTATGTTCTGTCTATTACAGATGTCGATCCGATCCGTCACGGCCTTTTATTTGAGCGTTTCTTAAATCCTGAGCGAATCAGCATGCCGGATATTGATATTGATTTTCCTGACACGAGAAGAGATGAAATGATTTCTTATGTAAAAGACAAATACGGGGACATGCATGTGGCTCAAATTGTTACGTTTGGAACGCTTGCTGCAAAGGCAGCCTTAAGGGATGTCGGACGTGTGATGGGGATTGATTCAAAGGCAGCGGACCGTCTTGCAAAGCTCGTCCCATCGAAGCCAGGGACGACGCTGAAAGAAGCGGTGGCCGCATCTCCCGAATTAAAAACGCTGCTCCAGCAATCAGAAGAACTTCGAAAGGTCTTCCAGACAGCTTTAAAGGTAGAAGGCTTGCCAAGACACACGTCGACACATGCAGCCGGCGTTGTGCTAAGCGAAGAGCCGCTGACGCAGGTTGTTCCGATCCAAGACGGCCATGATGGTGTGTATTTAACGCAGTATGCCATGAATTATTTAGAAGATCTAGGACTTCTAAAGATGGATTTCTTAGGGTTAAGAAACTTAACGCTAATCGAATCCATTAAAAACCAGATTGAAAGACAGGAGAACGTCCACATTAACTTTAGTGACATTTCGTATCAAGATCAAAAAACGTTTGAATTGTTATCAGCAGGAGATACAACAGGGATTTTCCAGCTTGAATCACAGGGGATGCGCCAGGTGCTAAGACGGCTGAAACCTTCTAGTCTAGAAGACATCGTGGCAGTCAATGCCCTCTACCGGCCAGGTCCAATGGAGAATATCCCGCTCTTTATCGACCGAAAGCACGGCAGGGTGAAGGTCTCTTACCCGCACCCAGATTTGTATGACATTTTAAAGGACACTTACGGGGTCATCGTTTACCAAGAGCAAATCATGCTGATTGCAGCAAAGATGGCGGGCTTTCAGCTAGGCGAGGCCGATCTATTAAGAAGGGCCGTTTCAAAAAAGGATAAAAAGGTCCTTGATGAAGAGCGAAGCCATTTTGTTGAAGGATGCCTAAAAAAGGAGTATCCTGTTAACATTGCAAATGATGTTTATGACTTAATCGTCAAATTTGCAAACTATGGTTTTAATAGAAGCCATGCTGTCGCATATAGCATGATTGGCTTTCAGCTTGCTTATTTAAAAGCGCATTATCCGTTATATTTTATGTGCGGACTTTTAACTAGTGTGATTGGAAATGAAGACAAAGTCGCTCAATATTTCTATGAGGCAAAGGAAAAAGGGATCTCTGTGTTGAAGCCTTCTATTAATAAGAGTGAATTTCCATTTACGGTTGAAAAAGGGGAGATCCGCTACAGCTTAAGAGCGATCAAAAATGTCGGAGTGTCAGCTGTAAAGGATATATACAGAGCAAGACAGGAAAAGCCGTTTGAAGATTTATTTGATTTTTGCGCAAGGGTATCACCAAAGAGTGTAAACCGAAAAACGATTGAAGCGCTCATTTTTTCAGGGGCGATGGATGAGTTTTATCCAAATCGTGCTTCGCTTTTAGCATCGATAGATATTGCGTTAGACCACGTGTCATTTTTAACACCTGAGGACCAGCTGGACTTTCTTGGGGATACAACCTTCTCCATTAAGCCAAAATATGCTGAGATAGACGAACTGCCGCTTGTCGACCTTTTGCAATTTGAAAAAGAGGCACTCGGTTTATATTTATCAAACCACCCAGTACAAGCGTATCGAGATCGTTTAAGAGAGAATGGAGCAGTAGAAATCATCAGACTTTCTTCTTATATAAAGCGAACGATCTCAATGGGTGGTCTTTTGACAAAAGTGAAATCGATTCGAACAAAAAATGGACAATCGATGGCATTTGTCACATTTGGGGATGAAACGGGAGAAATGGAAGGCGTCGTCTTTCCAGAGCAATTCAGAAAGCTGTCCCCCTTACTTGAGGAGGGCGCCATGCTTTATGTTGAAGGCAGAATAGATGTCAGAAATGACAGCAGTCAAATCATCGTGCAAGAAGCAGTTCTGCTTGAAGAGATGGGCACAAAAAGAAAAGAGTCTGTCTACATTCGGGTGAAAGAAGAAAACCATACGCAGGAGCTGCTTGAGCAAGTAAAACGAGTGATCTCTTTGCACAGCGGAGAAGCAGATGTCTATTTGTATTATGAAAAGCAAAAAAAGACGATGAGACTTCCAGATGCATACAAAGTTCATGCAGATCATGCCGTGATCTTCCAGTTAAAAGAGCTGCTCGGTGAACAAAACGTTGTGATTAAATGA
- a CDS encoding YtrH family sporulation protein, with product MDVKEAFIPNFISCYFIALGVILGGAIIGGVGAYLSGQPPLSIISSLANRLKIWALVAAIGGTFDAVYSFERGIFEGNTRDIFKQILLIISAMGGAQTGYLIITWLTQEHVSS from the coding sequence ATGGATGTGAAGGAAGCCTTTATTCCGAACTTTATTAGCTGTTACTTTATCGCACTTGGGGTGATTTTAGGTGGTGCCATTATAGGCGGTGTAGGTGCATATTTATCCGGTCAGCCTCCCCTATCAATTATTTCAAGTCTTGCCAACCGTTTAAAAATTTGGGCGCTTGTCGCCGCAATCGGCGGCACATTTGATGCGGTCTATAGCTTTGAAAGAGGCATTTTCGAAGGAAACACGCGTGATATTTTCAAACAGATCTTATTAATTATCTCTGCCATGGGCGGTGCACAAACGGGATATCTCATTATTACATGGCTCACTCAGGAGCATGTGTCATCATGA
- the ytrI gene encoding sporulation membrane protein YtrI has translation MRVPELYKRPGWQRFFAGMMFGAIISWLIFLFTYGTFQEKQVTLLRSQQHHMDSLKEQITLYREDLHKLNEDNKQRLLIQSVDVHLVNREQYKIPEPDTLKFEDQVKEDISEVITKDIESVYKTKELLKRTVENKEYTIREKAYRAKVTELTIYTKLSLEVRISFAE, from the coding sequence ATGAGAGTGCCGGAGCTGTATAAACGCCCAGGCTGGCAGCGTTTTTTTGCTGGAATGATGTTCGGCGCGATTATCAGCTGGCTGATTTTCCTCTTTACATATGGAACCTTTCAGGAAAAGCAGGTGACACTGCTCAGAAGCCAGCAGCACCATATGGACAGTCTGAAAGAACAAATCACACTCTATCGGGAAGATTTGCATAAGTTAAATGAGGATAATAAGCAGCGGCTGCTGATCCAAAGCGTAGATGTTCATCTCGTGAATCGTGAGCAATATAAAATCCCAGAACCGGATACGCTAAAGTTTGAAGATCAGGTCAAAGAGGACATCTCAGAAGTCATCACAAAGGATATTGAAAGTGTCTACAAAACAAAGGAATTATTAAAACGAACGGTGGAAAATAAAGAATATACGATTCGGGAAAAGGCATACCGCGCCAAAGTGACAGAGCTGACGATTTATACGAAGCTTTCACTGGAAGTGCGTATTTCATTTGCTGAATAA
- a CDS encoding DHH family phosphoesterase, whose amino-acid sequence MKKELIRTISLYDTIIIHRHVRPDPDAYGSQCGLTEILRATYPEKNIYATGTPEPTLSFLYELDEVPDEVYKGALVIVCDTANQARIDDQRYSMGDRLMKIDHHPNEDPYGDLLWVDTEASSVSEMIYELYLEGKEEGYQLNTKAAELIYAGIVGDTGRFLFPNTTKKTLKYAGELIEYPFSSSDLFNQLYETDLNVVKLNGYIFQHISLSENGVASVFIKRDILESFQTTAQQASQLVGTLGNIAGIKAWVFFVEENDQIRVRFRSKGVVINTIAKKYHGGGHPLAAGASIFDWAVADEILRDLEEVCKSSS is encoded by the coding sequence ATGAAAAAAGAACTGATTAGAACCATATCATTATATGACACCATCATCATCCATAGACATGTAAGACCAGATCCTGATGCGTATGGATCGCAGTGCGGCCTTACGGAAATCTTGCGTGCCACCTATCCAGAAAAAAATATTTATGCGACTGGAACCCCGGAGCCAACCCTTTCATTTTTATATGAACTCGATGAGGTACCGGACGAAGTGTATAAAGGTGCCCTTGTCATTGTCTGTGATACAGCCAATCAAGCAAGAATTGATGATCAGCGCTATTCAATGGGTGATCGATTAATGAAAATTGATCATCATCCGAATGAAGATCCTTATGGTGACTTGCTTTGGGTGGATACAGAGGCAAGCTCTGTGAGTGAAATGATTTATGAATTGTATTTAGAGGGGAAAGAAGAAGGATATCAGCTGAATACAAAGGCGGCTGAACTGATTTATGCCGGCATTGTAGGAGACACAGGCCGCTTCCTTTTCCCAAATACAACGAAAAAGACACTCAAATATGCAGGGGAACTAATCGAATATCCATTTTCATCATCAGACCTTTTCAATCAATTGTATGAGACGGATTTGAATGTCGTGAAATTAAATGGCTATATTTTTCAACATATCTCTTTGTCAGAGAATGGGGTAGCCTCTGTTTTTATTAAACGTGACATTTTGGAATCGTTCCAAACAACGGCGCAGCAAGCCTCGCAGCTTGTTGGGACACTTGGAAATATTGCAGGTATTAAAGCTTGGGTCTTTTTTGTGGAAGAAAACGATCAGATTCGTGTCAGATTCCGCTCTAAAGGCGTTGTCATTAACACCATTGCTAAAAAATATCATGGCGGCGGTCACCCGCTTGCAGCCGGTGCGTCCATTTTTGATTGGGCCGTGGCAGATGAAATCTTGCGTGATTTAGAAGAAGTATGTAAATCATCATCGTGA
- a CDS encoding YtpI family protein, which produces MLVLIVFIISSAMFYLYYKAKNVRTNRPVEKKFWSAKSSMALGCFVLLFGVNQLFLNRSSLAFVIGFIFVAVGIGSTWAGYKAYKHYLPLFLKEGEKDHA; this is translated from the coding sequence ATGCTTGTTTTGATTGTGTTTATTATTAGTTCTGCCATGTTTTATTTATACTACAAAGCAAAGAATGTCCGTACGAACCGTCCAGTCGAGAAGAAATTCTGGTCGGCCAAATCCAGTATGGCACTTGGCTGCTTTGTCCTGCTCTTCGGTGTGAATCAATTATTTTTAAACCGTTCGTCACTCGCATTTGTCATTGGATTTATTTTTGTTGCAGTTGGTATCGGCAGTACGTGGGCTGGGTATAAAGCCTACAAGCATTATCTTCCGCTCTTTTTAAAGGAAGGCGAAAAAGATCACGCATAA
- a CDS encoding CBS domain-containing protein: MATKHEQILSYIDSLDVGEKISVRRIAKEMKVSEGTAYRAIKDAENKGFVSTIERVGTIRIEQKKKENIEKLTYAEVVNVIDGQVLGGRAGLHKTLNKFVIGAMELDAMMRYTAAGNLLIVGNRINAHRQALEAGAAVLVTGGFSTDEQIIQLADELELPILSTSYDTFTVAALINRAIYDQLIKKEIVLVEDILTPIERTVYLSPEDKLEKWYEKNYETGHGRFPVADDQMKIHGILTSKDIAGYDRSTPIEKVMTKNPLTVIGKTSVASAAQMMVWEGIEVLPVVDDHAKLIGMISRQDVLKALQMIQKQPQVGEKLDDVVSRGFKETDTEKPKADAVYQYEVTPQMTNQLGNISYGVFTQILIEAANRFLKSHKKGELIVESLSVYFLKPVQMESTIQIKPNILEVGRKFGKLEVEVYHQSNIVGKAMLMVQLMERG; the protein is encoded by the coding sequence TTGGCGACAAAGCACGAGCAAATTTTATCGTATATTGATTCATTAGATGTCGGAGAGAAAATTTCTGTCCGGCGCATAGCGAAAGAAATGAAAGTGAGTGAAGGCACCGCTTACCGGGCCATCAAAGATGCTGAAAATAAAGGGTTCGTTAGCACCATTGAACGCGTCGGTACCATTCGAATTGAACAGAAGAAAAAAGAAAATATTGAAAAACTGACATATGCGGAAGTTGTCAATGTCATTGATGGACAGGTGCTTGGAGGACGAGCAGGCTTACATAAAACGTTAAACAAATTTGTCATCGGAGCGATGGAGCTGGATGCGATGATGCGATATACGGCAGCTGGAAACCTGCTGATCGTCGGAAACCGGATCAATGCCCACAGGCAAGCATTAGAGGCAGGAGCGGCTGTGCTGGTCACAGGCGGATTCTCAACAGATGAACAAATCATTCAGCTCGCAGATGAGCTTGAGCTGCCAATATTATCGACAAGCTACGATACATTTACGGTAGCGGCTCTCATTAACAGGGCCATTTATGACCAATTAATTAAAAAAGAGATTGTGCTTGTGGAGGATATTTTAACGCCGATTGAACGGACCGTATACTTATCACCAGAGGATAAGCTTGAGAAATGGTATGAAAAGAATTACGAAACAGGACACGGCCGCTTCCCGGTAGCAGATGATCAAATGAAGATTCACGGCATTCTCACCTCAAAGGATATTGCAGGCTATGACCGCTCTACACCGATTGAAAAGGTGATGACGAAAAATCCGCTCACAGTCATTGGCAAAACATCTGTTGCCTCTGCTGCACAAATGATGGTGTGGGAAGGCATTGAGGTGCTGCCAGTTGTAGATGATCATGCGAAGCTGATTGGGATGATTAGCCGTCAGGATGTGCTCAAGGCGCTGCAAATGATCCAAAAGCAGCCGCAGGTCGGAGAAAAACTGGATGACGTTGTGTCGAGAGGGTTTAAAGAAACCGATACAGAAAAACCGAAAGCAGATGCGGTTTATCAATATGAGGTCACACCACAAATGACAAACCAGCTTGGCAATATTTCATATGGTGTGTTTACACAAATTTTAATCGAAGCAGCCAACCGTTTCTTAAAATCTCATAAAAAAGGCGAACTGATTGTCGAAAGTCTCTCTGTCTACTTCTTAAAACCGGTACAAATGGAATCGACGATACAGATCAAGCCGAATATTTTAGAAGTAGGGCGCAAGTTTGGAAAGTTGGAAGTTGAGGTGTACCACCAATCAAATATCGTAGGGAAAGCGATGCTGATGGTGCAGCTGATGGAGAGAGGATAA
- a CDS encoding metal-dependent hydrolase, which yields MKATYHGHSVVHIETNGYHIWIDPFLNGNKHTDIKPQDIKADVILLTHGHGDHLGDTIEMAKNNDALVVAPNELAVYLSWQGVKTHPLHIGGGREFEFGKVKLTQAFHGSAVIDEEAKTITYTGMPSGILFTAEGKTIYHAGDTALFSDMKLIGELNHIELAFLPIGDNFTMGPDDARIAAEWLRAKQVVPIHYSTFPPIEQDPHAFADSLHGGVGHVLNSGESIEI from the coding sequence ATGAAAGCTACATATCATGGACATTCAGTCGTACACATTGAAACAAACGGATACCATATTTGGATTGATCCATTTTTAAATGGAAATAAGCACACAGATATCAAACCACAGGATATCAAAGCAGATGTGATTTTGCTGACTCATGGACATGGAGATCACCTCGGTGACACCATTGAAATGGCTAAAAATAATGACGCTCTCGTCGTCGCGCCAAACGAGCTTGCTGTCTATTTAAGCTGGCAAGGGGTGAAAACGCACCCGCTTCATATTGGCGGCGGACGTGAGTTTGAATTTGGTAAAGTTAAGCTCACACAAGCGTTCCACGGTTCAGCGGTCATTGATGAAGAGGCAAAAACGATTACGTATACAGGCATGCCATCAGGTATTTTATTTACCGCAGAGGGCAAAACGATTTATCATGCTGGAGACACTGCGCTCTTTTCAGATATGAAGCTGATCGGTGAGCTGAATCATATTGAGCTCGCATTCCTTCCAATCGGTGATAACTTCACCATGGGGCCAGACGATGCAAGAATCGCAGCAGAATGGCTTCGTGCAAAGCAGGTCGTGCCGATTCACTACAGCACATTCCCGCCAATTGAGCAGGACCCGCATGCATTTGCAGACAGCCTGCACGGCGGCGTAGGTCACGTGTTAAACAGCGGAGAATCCATTGAAATTTGA
- a CDS encoding SDR family oxidoreductase: MRHALITAGSKGLGRKVTESLLNMGYSVTVNYRSDDEAVRQMKEELQEYEEKLQFVQGDVTNKEDLKNMVELATERFGRIDALINNAGPYIFERKKLADYSEDEWYQMMEGNLSAVFHLFRMVIPMMRKQGFGRIITYGFQGADHAPGWMHRSAFGAAKVGLASLTKTIAIEEAENGITANMVCPGKIVGAMKESTIEEARQIRDGETPIGRSGTGEDIGRIISFLCDDRSDLITGTVIEATGGLNVIHRH, encoded by the coding sequence GTGCGACACGCATTAATAACAGCGGGTTCTAAAGGGCTTGGAAGGAAAGTCACCGAGTCTTTACTGAATATGGGGTATTCTGTGACAGTGAATTATCGAAGTGATGATGAAGCTGTCCGGCAGATGAAAGAAGAATTGCAGGAATACGAAGAAAAGCTTCAATTTGTCCAAGGCGATGTGACAAACAAAGAAGATTTAAAAAACATGGTAGAGCTGGCAACAGAGCGATTTGGGCGGATTGATGCCTTGATCAATAATGCCGGGCCTTATATTTTTGAACGAAAAAAACTCGCGGATTACTCTGAAGATGAATGGTATCAAATGATGGAAGGCAACCTATCCGCAGTGTTCCATTTGTTCCGAATGGTGATCCCTATGATGAGAAAACAAGGCTTTGGCCGCATTATCACGTATGGCTTCCAAGGGGCAGATCATGCACCAGGCTGGATGCACAGATCAGCCTTCGGAGCGGCAAAGGTAGGGCTGGCCTCATTGACGAAAACCATTGCGATTGAAGAAGCTGAAAATGGCATCACGGCCAATATGGTTTGTCCAGGCAAAATCGTCGGAGCCATGAAAGAATCCACGATCGAGGAAGCACGTCAGATCAGAGACGGTGAAACACCAATAGGCCGGTCTGGTACCGGAGAGGATATAGGGCGCATCATCTCATTTTTATGTGATGATCGATCAGACCTCATTACAGGGACTGTCATTGAAGCGACAGGTGGACTTAACGTGATTCATAGGCATTAA
- the argH gene encoding argininosuccinate lyase, translating into MKKLWGGRFQKTPEKWVDEFGASIHFDKQLVKEDLTGSLAHASMLNKCGILQDEEAAAIKDGLNTLMKKAEADELDFSVDYEDIHLNLEKMLIDEIGPLGGKLHTARSRNDQVATDMHLYLNNQVEHIIELISSFQKVLVEKAEQHVETIFPGYTHLQRAQPISFAHHMLAYFWMLERDKARFQDSLKRINVSPLGCGALAGTTFPIDREYTAELLGFDHIYENSLDGVSDRDFILEFLSNSSLVMMHLSRLCEEIILWCSQEFKFIELDDTYATGSSMMPQKKNPDMAELIRGKTGRVYGNLMGLLTIMKGLPLTYNKDLQEDKEGMFDTVKTIAGSLQIFTGMIQTMTVNEDVMKKATKEDFSNATEVADYLAKKGMPFREAHEIVGKLVYTCIQKGIYLSDLPFETFTEASGLFEQDIYTVLDPYVAVEKRTSAGGTGFKQIQLALEKAKACLA; encoded by the coding sequence ATGAAAAAGCTTTGGGGAGGCCGATTTCAAAAAACACCAGAAAAATGGGTCGATGAGTTTGGCGCGTCCATTCATTTCGACAAACAATTAGTCAAAGAAGATCTGACCGGCTCCCTTGCTCATGCAAGTATGCTGAATAAATGCGGTATCCTCCAAGATGAGGAGGCCGCTGCCATCAAAGACGGACTGAATACGCTCATGAAAAAGGCAGAGGCGGATGAACTGGATTTCTCAGTAGATTATGAGGACATTCATTTAAACCTTGAAAAAATGCTCATTGATGAGATTGGACCGCTTGGCGGCAAATTGCACACAGCGAGAAGCCGGAATGATCAGGTCGCAACAGATATGCATTTATATTTGAATAACCAAGTAGAGCATATCATTGAGCTGATCTCTTCTTTTCAAAAGGTGCTTGTAGAGAAAGCAGAACAGCACGTTGAAACGATCTTTCCAGGATATACGCACTTACAGCGTGCACAGCCTATTTCCTTTGCCCATCATATGCTCGCCTACTTTTGGATGCTTGAGCGTGACAAAGCGCGCTTTCAAGATTCTTTGAAGCGGATTAACGTCTCTCCACTTGGATGCGGGGCGTTAGCTGGAACGACATTCCCAATTGATCGTGAATATACAGCAGAGCTGCTTGGCTTTGACCATATTTACGAAAACAGCCTTGATGGCGTGAGTGATCGTGACTTCATTTTAGAGTTCTTGTCTAACAGCAGCCTTGTGATGATGCACCTCTCACGTCTTTGTGAGGAAATCATTTTATGGTGCTCTCAAGAATTCAAATTCATTGAGCTTGATGACACTTACGCAACAGGCAGCAGCATGATGCCGCAAAAGAAAAACCCGGATATGGCTGAATTGATCCGTGGAAAAACGGGCCGTGTATATGGCAACCTGATGGGGCTTCTCACCATTATGAAAGGCTTGCCGCTTACGTATAACAAAGACCTGCAAGAAGATAAGGAAGGCATGTTTGATACAGTGAAAACCATCGCTGGCAGCCTGCAAATCTTCACAGGCATGATTCAAACGATGACAGTGAACGAAGATGTCATGAAAAAAGCAACAAAAGAAGATTTCTCAAATGCGACCGAAGTGGCAGACTACCTTGCGAAAAAAGGCATGCCATTCCGTGAAGCACACGAAATCGTTGGCAAGCTCGTGTATACATGCATTCAAAAAGGCATCTACTTAAGTGATCTTCCGTTTGAAACATTCACAGAAGCGAGCGGTCTTTTTGAACAAGATATTTACACCGTTCTTGATCCGTATGTCGCTGTTGAAAAAAGAACAAGTGCAGGGGGAACTGGATTCAAACAAATTCAGCTCGCTTTAGAAAAAGCAAAAGCCTGCCTAGCGTAA
- a CDS encoding argininosuccinate synthase: MSQNKKVVLAYSGGLDTSVAVKWLQEQGYEVVACCLDVGEGKDLAFVQQKALQVGAVQSYMIDAKEEFAEEFALAALQAHTMYEGKYPLVSALSRPLIAKKLVEVAEKENAVAVAHGCTGKGNDQVRFEVSIKALNPDLEVLAPVREWKWSRDEEIDYAQKHGIPIPINLDSPYSIDQNLWGRSNECGILEDPWAAPPEGAYDLTNPLEKTPDTPEIIEITFEKGKPTAIDGIQYSLSDLILHLNEVAGQHGVGRIDHVENRLVGIKSREVYECPGAITLLKAHKELEDLTLVKEVAHFKPIVEQKMAELIYNGLWFSPLKEALDAFLQETQKNVTGVVRVKLFKGHAIVEGRKSPYSLYDENLATYTKADEFDHDAAVGFINLWGLPTKVNSIVNKKEQVKA; the protein is encoded by the coding sequence ATGTCACAAAATAAAAAAGTCGTATTAGCATATTCCGGAGGTCTTGATACCTCTGTTGCAGTTAAATGGTTACAAGAGCAGGGATACGAGGTTGTTGCTTGCTGCCTGGACGTAGGTGAAGGAAAAGATTTAGCATTTGTTCAGCAAAAAGCACTTCAAGTCGGAGCAGTTCAGTCTTACATGATTGACGCAAAAGAAGAATTTGCTGAAGAATTCGCACTTGCTGCACTGCAAGCACACACCATGTATGAAGGAAAATACCCGCTTGTGTCTGCACTATCTCGTCCGCTCATTGCCAAAAAATTAGTGGAAGTAGCAGAGAAAGAAAATGCAGTCGCAGTTGCACACGGATGTACAGGAAAAGGGAACGACCAAGTTCGTTTTGAAGTATCCATTAAAGCATTAAATCCAGATCTAGAAGTTCTTGCACCAGTGCGTGAATGGAAATGGTCTCGTGATGAAGAGATCGACTATGCACAAAAGCATGGCATTCCAATTCCGATTAACTTAGACAGCCCGTATTCAATCGACCAAAACCTTTGGGGCAGAAGTAACGAATGCGGCATTTTAGAAGATCCTTGGGCTGCGCCGCCAGAAGGTGCGTACGATCTGACAAATCCACTTGAAAAAACACCTGACACACCTGAGATCATTGAAATCACGTTTGAAAAAGGTAAACCAACGGCGATTGACGGTATCCAGTATTCATTATCTGATCTGATCCTTCATTTAAATGAGGTCGCTGGTCAGCATGGTGTTGGCAGAATCGATCACGTTGAAAACCGTCTTGTTGGGATCAAATCTCGTGAAGTGTACGAGTGCCCAGGTGCTATCACACTTTTAAAAGCGCATAAAGAGCTTGAAGACTTAACGCTTGTCAAAGAAGTCGCTCACTTTAAGCCAATCGTTGAACAAAAAATGGCTGAATTAATATACAACGGCTTATGGTTCTCACCACTTAAAGAAGCACTAGACGCATTCTTACAAGAAACACAAAAGAACGTAACAGGTGTTGTACGTGTGAAACTATTTAAAGGCCATGCGATTGTAGAAGGACGTAAATCACCATATTCACTTTATGATGAAAATCTAGCGACTTACACAAAAGCAGATGAATTCGATCATGATGCAGCTGTAGGATTTATTAACCTTTGGGGTTTACCAACAAAAGTAAACAGCATCGTGAACAAAAAGGAGCAGGTTAAGGCATGA